In the genome of Caulobacter flavus, the window CGCAATGGGCGTGGGACGTCGGCCTGATGGGCCGTCCCCACACCCTGGGCAACGTCGCGCCGGTGCTGAAGGGCAGTACGGGCCTGGAGGACTTCATGGGCTGGCTGGGGGCCAATTTCGACCCCTCGATCCAGTGGAAGGACCTGGAATGGATCCGTGAGTCCTGGAAGGGGCCGCTGATCATCAAGGGCGTGCTCGATCCCGAGGACGCCAGGGCCGCCGCCGACATCGGCGCTGACGGGGTGGTGGTGTCCAACCACGGCGGCCGCCAGCTGGACGGCGTGCTGTCGTCGGCCAAGGCCCTGCCGGCCATCGCCGAAGCCGTCGGCGACAAGCTGACCGTGCTGGCCGACGGCGGGGTGCGTTCGGGTCTCGACGTGGTGCGGATGCTGGCCCTGGGCGCCAAGGGCGTGCTGCTGGGCCGGGCCGCCGTCTACGCCCTGGCCGCGCGCGGTCAGGCGGGCGTGACCCAGCTTCTGGACCTGATGGAGAAGGAGATGCGGGTGGCCATGGCGCTGACCGGCGTCAATTCCGTCTCCGAGATCGACCGTTCAATCCTGGCGGAGACCCGCTGATGAAAACCGCCGCCGCCCTCGCTCTGGCTCTGGTCATGGGGGCGGCGCCGGCCGCCCTGGCCGAGCCGGCCCTATCTGGGCCTAACCGCATCGTCATCGCCAGCGACTCCACCGCCGCCGACTACAGCGCCCGCAGCTTCCCGCAGATGGGCTGGGGCATGGTGCTGAAGTGCTCGCTGAAGCCCGAGGCGCAGATCGTCAACCTGGCCCGCGGCGGCCGCTCGACCAAGACCTTCCAGGAGGAGGGGCTGTGGTCGGTGCTGATGGCCCAGCTGAAGCCCGACGACACCGTGCTGATCCAGTTCGGCCACAACGACGCCGACACCAAGAAGATCGTCCGCTTCACCGACCCGAACGGGGCCTATGCCGACAACCTGCGCCGGTTCGTGGCCGACGTGCGGACGGCCGGCGCCAAGCCGGTGCTGATAACCCCGATCGCCAAGCTGATCTTCAAGGACGGCCAGGTGCAGGACACCCACGGCCCGTACTCGGCGACCGTGCGGCGCGTGGCGGCCGAGACCAAGACCCCGCTGATCGACCTCGACCGCGAAAGCCAGGCCAGGCTGCAGGCGGTGGGCGAGGCGCAGGGCGCCAAGTACTTCATGATCTATTCGGCGGCCGACAAGATCGCCAGCCACCCCGAAGGCATCAACGACACCACCCACCCCAA includes:
- the lldD gene encoding FMN-dependent L-lactate dehydrogenase LldD encodes the protein MIVSSTTDFREAARRKLPRFLFDYIDGGAYAERTLGRNVSDLADLALRQRVLKDVSKVSTATSLFGVEQSMPVVLAPVGLTGMYARRGECQAVRAASAKGVPLCLSTVSVCDVDEVAAASSRPLWFQLYVLRDRAFMRDLLARAAAAGASTLVFTVDMPVPGARYRDAHSGMSGPNAGARRILQAMGRPQWAWDVGLMGRPHTLGNVAPVLKGSTGLEDFMGWLGANFDPSIQWKDLEWIRESWKGPLIIKGVLDPEDARAAADIGADGVVVSNHGGRQLDGVLSSAKALPAIAEAVGDKLTVLADGGVRSGLDVVRMLALGAKGVLLGRAAVYALAARGQAGVTQLLDLMEKEMRVAMALTGVNSVSEIDRSILAETR
- a CDS encoding rhamnogalacturonan acetylesterase, translated to MKTAAALALALVMGAAPAALAEPALSGPNRIVIASDSTAADYSARSFPQMGWGMVLKCSLKPEAQIVNLARGGRSTKTFQEEGLWSVLMAQLKPDDTVLIQFGHNDADTKKIVRFTDPNGAYADNLRRFVADVRTAGAKPVLITPIAKLIFKDGQVQDTHGPYSATVRRVAAETKTPLIDLDRESQARLQAVGEAQGAKYFMIYSAADKIASHPEGINDTTHPNELGARMAAGIVAKGLRGAGVPASKLVLPGEADASARGEPTCAGRP